The proteins below are encoded in one region of Vagococcus martis:
- a CDS encoding replication initiation protein yields MTNELVKYHTELNTIPLRKFSAVEMNLFFSIVSRMREKGEKKVAFSFDQLKDLSNYKATANNRFIDDLESTYDKLMDLRFGRRSSDGLERERFVMFNEFKINGKVDTPYAEIQIHEKAIPLLNNLDEWVRYSLRQFTDLQSSYSKTMFRLLKQFRTTGYAYFSKEDFFELLDVPKSYQKNLGEIDRTVLKPIKEELTPLFRGLTIKKKYGKGRGKPVIGYQFSFKAEAKNADDFSKGQQEDLRIKLFNIEHNGDLSQKEKWVAKDKVLGLKIGTHEADFLAQKQKETKQVEEDHWKQEVLNTLQKGFD; encoded by the coding sequence TTGACCAATGAATTAGTAAAATACCATACAGAATTAAATACTATTCCTTTAAGAAAATTCTCTGCTGTAGAGATGAATCTATTTTTTTCTATCGTTTCCAGGATGAGAGAAAAGGGTGAGAAAAAAGTTGCTTTTTCTTTTGATCAATTAAAAGATTTGAGTAATTATAAAGCAACCGCAAATAATCGCTTTATTGATGATTTAGAGAGTACTTATGACAAGTTAATGGATTTACGATTTGGACGCAGAAGTTCCGATGGACTAGAACGAGAACGTTTTGTTATGTTCAATGAATTTAAAATAAATGGCAAAGTAGATACTCCTTATGCAGAAATTCAAATTCACGAAAAAGCTATTCCGTTACTAAATAATTTAGATGAGTGGGTTAGATACTCTTTAAGACAATTTACCGATTTACAAAGTAGTTATTCTAAAACTATGTTTCGATTACTAAAACAATTTAGAACTACTGGCTATGCTTATTTCTCAAAAGAAGACTTTTTTGAATTATTAGATGTCCCAAAAAGTTATCAAAAAAATTTAGGAGAAATCGATAGAACAGTCCTAAAACCAATAAAAGAAGAACTAACACCTCTTTTTAGAGGTTTAACCATCAAAAAGAAATACGGAAAGGGACGAGGTAAGCCAGTCATTGGTTATCAATTTTCTTTTAAAGCTGAAGCAAAAAATGCGGATGATTTTTCTAAGGGACAACAAGAAGATTTACGCATTAAGCTATTTAACATTGAACACAATGGTGACCTTTCCCAAAAAGAAAAATGGGTCGCTAAAGATAAAGTTTTAGGCTTAAAAATTGGCACTCATGAGGCAGACTTTTTGGCACAGAAACAAAAAGAAACAAAACAAGTTGAAGAAGATCATTGGAAACAAGAGGTATTAAATACTCTTCAAAAAGGATTTGATTAA